CGCCCATTCttagagtgtttttttttctagttttcatGCTATGATAGCTTACAAACATTTTGATTCACCATCAAACTGGActacagttgggtcaaaacgacacgaaacacggaccgttgcCGGTAAGTGACCGCgttcggaagcggtgcggtcgagacagcggttggaatggaggtgggaccatggcgaactgcagaggtgagtggcggcagtgagggtccttacgcgatcccaaccgctacgctccaccgctccgcttcgagcgcagccgcttgcgcaaatgtccgtgcttcatttcgtattgacccgactatagatgTCTATGTTTATCGAGTACACATTCAACAGAACTCACATGATTTTCTGCAATTAACTTCCATATAAGCTTTATAGTACGTGCATTGGCCCTCTAGCTTCCTCTGCGACCTATCAGTGACCTATTAAATGATTTGCGGTAGGCAGCCGATGTACAGGTAAGTTTCAACTAAAGTCAACCAAAAAACTAAGCCAAAGAACAATCCGGCTGGCGATTGCAAGCTAATCGGACTGCAAATGgagctagcaagggtccctcctcgatcccaactgctagcttcatcgcgccgcttcgagaggGCCCGTCTGTTTCGTACCATCAGTCGTGTATAGTAagatgaaaacgacatgaagcacggtgcagttgcgtaggcggctgcgctcgaagcgatgcggttcAGCGTAGCGGTGAGTATCGAGAGGGAACTTTTCCTACGGCCATTCCTCGCTTCAGcttgcgatggttccaccttcATTTCAACCGTTTTTTCCACCGTACCGCTGCACTACAACCGCCCATTCTCGGAgtgtttttctaaatttaatgCTATGATAGcttgcaaatattttgattCACCATCAAACTGGACTAGATATTTAGGTTTATCGAGTACAGATTCCAGTGTTAGTGAATACAGTGTTCATCGAGTTCAACAGAATCCACATGTTTTTTTGCAATTCACTTCCATATAAGCTTTATAGTATGTGCATTGTCCCTCTAGTTTCTTCTGCGAGCAAACATTTGAAGGTGTCGCGTCAGCGCATTCCTGAGATGTGATAAATTTAGAGATACAGGAAATTATGTCATATTGTAACTAAACAAATACTCACCTCTGCCAAAACTGCACTCTGGATAGACaaatttagaagaagaagaagagtgaGTACGTAAATATACATTACGGGGCTAATTGACCTAATCTTGATGAAGACCGATGATAAAACTCAGTGTATCGTCCTATTTATACCGTCGCCCAATTAATATTCTCTAAATCTGTATGAAAGTGGTGGTTCTCGTCTGGTTTTTTGAACTGTCTCCAGTTTTGCAGACGTTGTAAAGTGGTCAGTTCTgatttatctttctttttttttccttacgaCATTCTATGGAAGAATGGTATAAAAAGTAATCCATCACCAATCATTTGCCGAATACGGCTGTTTTTGCTCGTTGAGCACCTAACCAAACACGACCATAGGTCCAGTTCAGAGTATCCAGGATGTGATAACACGCTTGGAAATTACGAAATCCTGTACGAAGTCGACAATTCACCGACCTTCTCAAGTCTCTGATCTTTTAACAATTGAGAACATCACTTAGGGATGATTCTTAGAAAATATGTGCAAATAATGATGTTCGTTTACTTGTACGAAGTAGCACGGCATAGCACGCTTGCTACTGCGTTAAGAAATTATTCTGtacgtttttcaggacatattttttcattatggATATTAAATATTACCTAgtgaaatattaatattatttatttatttattactattattattatcactattatatTATGATATAGAGCTCATTGGAAAAGCACGATACACGTTCcgaaacctcaaacgaaaaGGGGGCCACATAAAccaaaactttatcctttaactttatcctttattattattatcactattatatTATGATATAGAGCTCTGGAAAAGGCGATTTCCGAAAACGTCGATCAATAAGTCAATTAACAACCTTTCGTTCAAGTTATCATAAATAATACCTCATTTTGTTATGGTTGGGGCGTTTCATCCCCACCTGTAAGTAATGACAGAAGAACACCTTGTCCCTTCATTCTTTTCACTATACTCAAGGTAGCCGGCTAACTTTTATCCTTAATATATTGTACAAATACAATTATATAAATACAGTTAGGGGGTTGAAAGTACAAGTGGACACTCACGCGCAACCTCGCTCacatggctgttccctttgggccCCTTGTCTGATGCAGTCCTACCGCTCCGGACGGTTCTAGAGCTTTTGTGCAGCTACTCCTGCACCAATCGCTCTGACGCCTCTCAACTGCTTAGGCTTGGGCTCTCCTGCTGAGACCCAAAGGAGCTCTGACTTCTGTCGACAACTCCTCACTCACTAGTGGGTCGGCTACAACCGTCCCCACTTCTGGGAGAGACGCTAGGGGACACGATCGTCTCGATCGCACTGTACTAGTGCCCTGGGCTTTGCCATCTAATCGAACGGCTCTCCGCTACGAGGTGTCGCactgaattaaaggcatcaccccacgaatctgaggtgatgcagatttcaggtggagtattcgtatacaggatgggagactacggagaagggggtgattccgtccatttcttcctaattgtcgtaaaaaacggcccggaagacacggcttcattcgttttggcgcaccattttgtacaagatgttcgtttggagcgcgccagccttgtgcggcgccgcatcttccgggccgttttttacggcaattagcaagaaatggacgggatcacccccctctccgtagtctcccatcccgtatacgaatactccacctgaaatctgcatcacctcagattcgtggggtgatgccttttaacGAACCGACTGACTGCTTGACTGTGAGCGAGCTTTTTATATAGAGAAATTTCTCGCCTGATATCACGTGGCTGCCGTTCACGTGACTGGCGCGCACATGACTGCCCAGTACAATTCGAGTTCAAACTTAGAGAATCGAAAGAGCAAAAGTTCGGAACGCCTACCTACAGTGACAGCATACAACAAATACATAACATTCTATATACACCAGTACACGGTACCGacaatttcattatatttttacaaggtcctttgaagaaaaagtcgaTGCTCTTTGTGTACCATGCGAAATTAAAAACcattgggcgactctggcaaaaaaaaagaaaagcaaatagaagaaaaagaaataatgaatagacattctattcattctattcttgaacattgaaaaaccgcgGTGAATGACGGTACGGCAAAGTCATGCACCGTCGCTCGTTCCTacctttttaaactttttacgaaatggaaatttcaaaacgaTTTATATATCATTATATTCCTTTCTTTGGGATCTATGCAAAAACCGTCGTATTGATGAGAAGGGAGCAGAATGGCGCCAACTATTCTCCATAGGGCAATAATTGCAACCTAACATAGCCCATACTCACACTTGAAGAAGTACTCAAGGACACGAACTTCCATATTTCATCAAAACATCAACTGTTTGCTCGAAGGTAACCTCATAAAATAGttgatttattgttttttcttctctcatttGTGCGACTCTTTTTTGTGTAAAATTGCGACTCGTCCTTATTTTGAACCAGTGTGAAAGGACAGTTTTGTATTACAGGcacccgctcgagcaaatcggcGAGCAGgtggagtcaaggtgatcaaggagATCATTTTATTATGCCGAGATTTATCGATACTCAAACAGTTCGATCGCTATATATTTTCTGGTAGTTTCTGCATTCATTTCATGtcgttatattttatttttgttaataGTGCTCAATTTTATCATATCCTTCACCTTTTCCTCGACTTTTGTCGTGAGTCAAGCACTGCTCAGACATCTACAATCCACGAGAACAGATCAGAAATGCTATGATTACCTTCGAGAGAGCAGCGTAGACTTCTATAATATCCTTCACTCTGAAGACTCAATCCAGTTTGAAAAACAGTctgaatttaattaattagttagttGAAGTTTGTAAAGCATACTAATTttaactaatttaattttgagatTAAATTGTTTTagttaattaaatttatttaaaaaaaaacgtaggcGGACGAATAAACTTCAGTTTTCGTGATGGTTTCaatttaattcatttcattaattACATGGTGTAATGTGATTATATATCAGATGAGAAATGTTACTGGAAAAAGCGGTTCTCTTGTTGACGGGCATTAGTGAAGACTAGGACATgtggtcctgtggtgtagtggttatcacgtctgctttacacgcagaaggccgccggttcgatcccggccaggacctctGTTTTTGCAGATGCATGCATGCAATGTCCATACGAAACTGAGGTTCGAATTGAGGCAGTAAAACTTTACGGGGCCTCGCGTAAGCAGTAGTTACGTAGTTTATTTCTGTAACACATAGACACAAATAAAGCTACATcttgaatttcattttcatttccttcttttaacCAATATCACACTATCATCAGGGTTCCAATGCAGTatctttttctagaattttgctaagattcaccccgtaatacaatttttcagacaaaaacgtcatttaaaaaaaaaagagaaaattttatgtTGCAAGCGATGAGCTCAGTGCTCAACAACATTCACATGCTTCACACCACTCTTAATCTACGattgctaagaaaaaagattgagcATTTACGAAAGAAATTGGACtttatttctggttttttcatcatttaagttttttttttctatttttgttatgtttactGCGTTTGGTTTTGTTATATACATAGATCTACATTGTATCTGTATCGTTCTTATGTTATTGTATTGTTCTTACGTTCGTGTATTTGGTTTCATgctaatgttctttttttgtttgtaaatgaAGGAGGACAAGCGaggaaacaagagaaaaagaacattaacataAATACAAATTTGAACCAAATTTTAAAAGCAGAACATGAACGAGAACAATGCGATAGGTTAAGAACAATACAGGATCAAAATAGATATCTATAGTAAAAGGAAATACAGTCGAACATaataaaaacacgaaaaaagaaacagaaaagaggaagaaatcagaaagaaacttagaaatgaaaagaaaacaaacaaaaaattgcggCTAAGATCGATTCAGGTGACGTCGCTGTGGaaaatttggcaaattgcCCTAACTAAAGCACTGAAAATAAGAGACATTTAGTCCCAAATATTTCAACGTACCTTTTATTATGGCGAAAGGCGGAAACACtgctttttcttacaaaatggGCGAAAATATaggggaaggggggggggggggggttgcgTGGGGGTGTGGCACTCAGTGACccacttatttctggatgctctatcttactttcttctcttagtaacttcaacttacatgtcacagatcctctaagactaatccTTAAGCCTCAGGGCCTCGACtggtttaattatttacttcgaggaATAAGTGCGCCACTGAGTGACCTTCCCAACCACATTTTACCTACAAAATGTTGTAGTTGGATTGAAACGATCTGGAGTTCGGTGCAAtcgcgtaagtggctgcgttCGTTCATTCCTGCGGTTCACGTGAATCGCTATcgatggtcctacctcgatcccaatcgctagctccatcgcaccgcatcgagcgcagccgcttacgcaactgtaccgccATTCAAATCGCCTTGACGCATATCGGTCAATTTATGTGAAAGTAGTAGTTGTAGTCCAGCAAAATATCCACTCAGTCCGCTCAGTCACAAGATTTCGCTTCCTATCCTCGGATCCTTGGTTTCTATATTCCAACTTCTTCCGGTTTTCTAGTATAGTAGACTCACAGATTGGTGCCTTTTCGCCCTTTTCTTTGCAATTCTCGTGCTTGCGTTTGTGTTTGCAAGACTTGtcttcttctattttgttgttgttgttgttgttgttgttgttgtttttatcgTTCGTCGTTCATCTAGAAATATCTCTGTCGATTTAATGCCTGTTTTAACAGAGTTTTTTGAGGTTTAATCATCTAAATTTGAGCTAaaccgattctgaattgaaatagGCTGGAAAATGTATGATTTTACAATTTCTGTGTTTGCCCTGCACATATCCATGACGCGAGCAACAAGTTCTAATGCAAAACTCAACTTTACTGCCGTTCTAGGATAAGACACTGCGAATTTTCACGGAGAATTTCTGGTTCTCACGTTACATCCACATCATTTTACTTTCAAAACTTaccataagtttttttttcgaaaacgtCAACGGTCCATGCGCCCATTAAACTCACCTTCACTCACTTCTCTGGCAAACGGTATTTTCGTAGAATGAAATATGTGtgaattgaaaatattcacGCGAGGATATGTTCCATTTATTAAAACAAATGAGACCAATCCATTTGGTTAGTTGATGAATAACAACCTTTCCTAGAAGAAATTAAGCCAgaaccagcaaaaaaaagaagaacaaagaaacaaaggcGACATAAAACCGTATTCAAACACACGTTATTATGCTCGACAAAATGGAAGATCGAAGCTCGTGTTAAAAACAGTTGGTAAACTCAACAAGTTTAAAGAGTTGTTTAATAATTactataaaggataaatgagtttttttaaaggtatcCTCTTGGAGATTACCAGACTAGGTAGGAAGCGCCAACAAGATTGTGAGTACATAACATCCAGAACTCACGCTGATTATGCTATTTGATCTCAAATTTAAACAATGAAGTAATCCTATAACTCGTCATGTGATTCCCTTATTTGATTTAATACTGTCTGAACGATAGTATCCTTGTGTTGCGTCTGTAATTGCATGCCCCAGATGTTTTGACGTTTACCGCCTTGACGTCCTCGATAGAATCGTACAGTAGGATAGGCTTGCACCTAGATGATCGTAATTGAGTGTGGATatagaaattttgcagaagaaaacacTACCTGGGCTCCTTGACATACTCCAGGCCATTGATCGCAATCCACTTTTGCCAATTTCACCTTTCCGTCCAAGGCCTAAGATTCGTAAGAGATGTGAGACTATTCATATAAGACCCAGCTAACatttactattatatttaaaggaaatatttgaaggaaatccCTGTATCCGAACCAACCTTTGCTATTTGTTCGTATACTGGTGAAAATTGTACACAATGTCCACACCATGGTGCATAAAAGTCAACAATCCATGGCTCGTCCGAGTCAAGCACCTGAATAACATCCACACCTGCAGTAAAATCATGAataagtaataacaataagcAGTGTTAAAAATCGATACAGGAAAATCTTGAACAAACTACATGATCACATTTCAAACTCCAATGCACCAACATATTTTGTACTCAGAAAAGTTTCGAGTGTTTACACTAATACGTAATGTTTgtcattctttttgtttcgtttgtcGCCGCTTTAAAACAATCGCGTGTTGGATCGGTCATCGATGATATTTCATTCCACTGAAATCAATGTTGCTAATAACTTCATAAGCGTTTGCAGTGTAAACTTATTCGACAACCGGAACAAAAGCATGACAAAGACTGTACGTATTCTATAGTTCTAATACACACTAAAAACTTCAGTAAACTCAAAAAACAGACATACCGTTGTCCAGTAATCGTTACCAAGTGAGGTCACTAACGACGGCAACATTCCGAAAACCCAACGCTCAATCGTGTCAGCGTTTCTCCACATATTTTGTGGGTAAGGACTGGAATACATTTGTATTTACAAAACTGAACAAACTACATGCGGATGTAATGTAGATACTTGGTCATAGCTTGTTTGCGGAGGTTAGCAGAGACAAGCGCAAAAAAGAGGTTTGCAAGTGCAGGAAGTCACGCGGCCAACAAAAAGTTGCTAAAGATTGTGAAGTGGTTGCTATGCGGAGAACAAACGGGACAAAAATTCATGGAAGGACTATACGGATCGAGGAAAGGGACACTAGTGTACATTAAATGcaaccagaaaagaaaagaaaaggtatttcgaaaaaaaagactcactAGTACGCCTGCACTCTCCTTTTGCTATTTACAGCTGGATAGAGACGAATAGACGGATAAGAAGAAACACCTTGTTTACTGCAGAATTGGCTGTATGCCTGACAATCCACTGAACCTACATGCACTCGTTCATCGTAAGAACGAAGAGCTCGGGCAGCTTTTTGCAATTCTGGAGCTAACTGGAAATCGGAGAACATTATCacttacaaaaagaaaaagaaactttgtGCCTACCTGTTGACATGGACCACACCACGGAGCGAAGAAGTCAACTACCCAAGTttcgtcttcttttcttccatctACAAGTTCAGTGAACTGTTCGGGCGTTAACTCGTCCACGGCAGGATTTAGAGCATTCTAAAATCACAGTATACTAATCTTTCTTATCAAAATATCACAATAATAGCATTATTCGAGGAAACACTTCATTTTCTGCTTCAAGGCCAAGCAACACCTACGTTCAATACAGCATAAACTTGAAAAACAGTTCTAGATACTCTAGAAACAGAAGTATACAGGATATAGTAAGGTCTACCTATCAACAAATACTTTAGAAGTACACCTAAAATCTACGAATTATGGTTTACGGTAATTTTCCAGAGTAATCTTTTTAGTTTACGACAGCTTCACATTTTTCCCACGTTCATCTCTAATGCTATCACTGACAATAGAATATGCGAACACGACTTTTAGCCTAAACTATTTTCCGTTTCTGTGCCATAAACGGTCGCCCGAAACAACTGTAACACAACTGCTGGCACACACTAGCACTACGAAATATTCGTAAACTCACATCTATCAATTCCAGCATTGTCACCGCAGCGTGATATCCAACAAATTTGTGGATGCGATCATCCAAAGTATAAAGAGCACTCGTTGGATAACTGAAAACTAAAAGTCCTCCTTCCTAGCAGACCTTGTAAAACAGTAATCAAACCTTTGAACACCGTCATTCCGGCATATTTGATTATATTTCTGGCAATCGATCAAACCTATCTTGATCTTCGAAAGCACCTCATCAGCTCGATTAATCATTGAATGTAATCGACGATATTCACCGATAAGTCTCAAACATGGGGGACACCACTGAAAAACGGTGAAAATATCAATTCGCAATCATACACAAGTACACAGATGTACATACAGGTGCAAAATAGTCGATGATCCATAGCTCTTTGCTATTTATTGCGGCGTTATAGGTCTCTTCGTTAAGGACATGGAGCGGAGAAGCAATCGATTCTTTGATAAACGCCCGCACATCATGATATGACTTTTTGTTCACTGTAATTACTAGTAATATactaaaaggataaaggcCTGGTGTCCACTTGGGttgcgccaacacgttttactTCAACGCGTAATCGTTGCAGTCTTTacaacgcgtgttggcctatacaatgacagCCGATAATCGAATAGCTGTGTTTATCCTctaagacaagtctggtaccaatataTTGACCCCGAAGGCATGAAAGGCTTGCGTGCCAGTGGGGCGGTCTTAGACCATCGACCATGCGGCCACAGCGCACCTCTTAATGACTGTCCCGTAATATATTAAAAGGTGAAAGTTAAAACGCAGCAAATTTTGATAGATTCGAATAGATTTGATAGATGGGAGCGACTAACAAATTCACTGATTACAATATCgtgttagaaagaaaaaagaaggaaatccaatgcaaaaaaaagtcagaaaatcaATTCTAAAGTATGAATTTGACTAAACCAAGCAGGCGCGACCATTGGAGAGGAATCCCTTTTCGTTTCGTCTACTTTTACAACAATAAAACTGTCAAATTTATGTCCGGACTCGGAAAAACAAAggtaaatgaagaaaaataagcttCTGGAAGTTTAGTACCCTTTCCTTTCGTTTCCTTATGACCACCACTCACATAAATTGTTATATGATTACGGCAATGCTTATAAAGTGTTTCACTGTTTACT
The Necator americanus strain Aroian chromosome I, whole genome shotgun sequence genome window above contains:
- a CDS encoding hypothetical protein (NECATOR_CHRI.G379.T1), with the translated sequence MTAQYNSSSNLENRKSKSSERLPTVTAYNKYITFYIHQYTPILTLEEVLKDTNFHISSKHQLFARRHPLEQIGEQVESR